In the Candidatus Bathyarchaeia archaeon genome, AACCCCATCTATCTTGGGCTTGGATGCGTTGCCACATTTAGAGAAATTAGTCTGTAAACTAGTCATGGCAATCACCCTTCTGTATGGAAGCAAGGAGTCTAACCATAAAAGAATAGTTCAACCTCAACATACAGCTTTTCAGCTTATTTATTCTAATTCTTAATCTAAAATTTCTTAAATACACTATATTACAGGAATCATTAGTTGGAGTTAACAACACCATCATACTACTAGTTCGGTCATTCTGCAAGTGAGTGTTTCCGACACAGTTGATTTTATAGAATTTAAGGTGAGGATTCTCTTCTATGAGTGATGCAATGAGCGCCCATAATTCATCCGAAGTTGGAAGAGTTTCTGTGTGAATATAGATAATGCCCAACTCCTTAGCCTCTTCTATCTGTGATTCACTTCTAGTAGCTCCAAAACTGAAGTGTAATCTAAACTGAATTTTGTCCCCATGTTTAACATAATTCCCAGTTACCCATTCTAATCCATTGTATAGGTTGCTATTTATGCTGGTTATTCTTTCATCACTAAAATAGGTATTAGGTTGCCAATAGTTCACTTCGTAGGCACCAAATTCTACTCCATTTTTTTTAAAAATGCCATCACAGCCACGCTCACTAACATCATGCGATTTTACAAAATAGCCATGTGAAGTAAATGCATACGCAACTAAGTCTTCCGCAATCTTACCTTTCGCTTCATTGTTTTGATTATAAACTATTACCTTTCACCTTTTCCAAAAATATTTTACCTTTATTCATTACAACTCTGACATTCTTAAAATCAGCATTATTCTTCACACGCCACTTAAGAGAAGATAAAATAACCCTAACATTTTGACTAGGAAAGGCTGCTAAGTTTACCTCGTAATAATCACTTTCAGAAGCTAAAAATTCTCGTAATGCTTCATCATATTGTGGAAGTCTTTTAACCTTAGACTTAGGCATTTTATCTGAGGATATTGGTTTACCATATTTTCCCATTATTTCTCCCAACTTTTCCAAAAAACGATTGTCGTAATCTGTAATATATAATAGGTACAACGTAACTTATAAGCGTTGGTCTAGAATTTCAATTGAAGGCAGACATAAGCAAAAAAAATTCAGTTAAGAGCTATATGGGGTGTCTGATGTATTTCTGCATAAGTGGAATTAATCCGTTAGTAACTTCTATCTCAATTAGTTTGGCAGTATCTATGTAGTATAAACGCAGTTTCTGAATATGAGGCGCTGATAATCTCAATAGCTCATCACATTGATTTGGATATCCAAAAGGACCCTTTGGATGCAACCCATTTTCAAACATATCAAATTTTGCTTCAAACAGTTTTTCTGAAAGATTTAGTTTACGCTCATTAAGAAGGTCTCTATATACTCCATGGTCAAGTATCCAATTAGCAATCACACCCGCATCATGAGCATCAATAGAAAATTGTGTGATGTAGGTTTTCCAATCTTCGTAAATGTGACGCCTAGTCTCAGCATTTAATTTGGATAATTCTCTAAATCTAGGGCATATCTGATTGGAAAAAAGAGCTATCTTCTCATAGAGTCTCTTGTCATGAGCCATCATAAACTCAAATAACCCACTTTTTCTGATTCTTTCTAATTCTACAAAGTCTGTTCGCAACATATCAGGTCTTTCTAAAAAATTTTCAAACGTTTCCTTCTTGGTGTGAATTTCTGATAGAAGAGGAATATATGTCTCCTTAACATTACTTATAATGTATTGAGACCGGTATTCCCACTTTCTAACCATAAACAGAAAAACTGCGTTACCAACAACAGTCAAGCTAGCAGCCAAAAGAGGAATAAACAAAGGATTGGCAAATACATCTACAACAGCCATCTGTTATACGCTCAGTCTATTTTAGCTAAAATACTTCTCAGTTGTTTAAAAAACTTCATTTTCCATGGTCCATGGTAAAATATTAATTTGTAATCACCACGCGTAAACATGTCCCTCCATGTCACCTATATCACGATACTATTTAACTACTTTATTCGTTCAGCTAAGTTTCTACGTTGACCAGAGCATCAGCTTTAAGAGATGGAGCAGGCACCAAGACCATTGACCATAAGCAGAAAAGAAGGACTAACACATGGATACAACGTTAAAACCAACATGAAAAACATATTTCGTCACAAAAAGTGGACATACTCTACAAGAGGCATTGGAAAATTGTGTATACACCAAGAAAGGCATTGGTGGCGTATAATATGGGTAAGAAAAAGCCAATCTCTGAAGACACAAAGAAAAGAGACATACAACCAATTCAGAATCTCTGTTTATTAGGCATAACCCACTAAAACCGTACGGGTCATTTAGTAAATATAAGATGTATTGCTCCGTTTCTAAAACTTTAAAGCAAATCAAAGCATCTTTCTTTCTAAGAGGAAGAGGAACGTCACAAAAGAAAAACTACTTCAGATTAATTAGTTCTAAAAAGTGGCACCAAGCAGCCTTTGTAATTGTTATGGGCTTTTTATTTGGAGCCGCTACATCCATTGCTAATCCACCAACACCCTTAGGAATTATTCCAACTTTCTTTTTGATGAGTCTAATAATGATGTATGGTATTTTGTTTTTCTTTGGTGGCTTCGCTGATCAAATGCGCCCAATTTTACCCCACAAAGCTAAAAAGATAGTAAGTTCCAAATCTTTTTTAGGTTGGATTATTTTTACAATTGCGTGGTTAGTGATTGGTGGCTGGATTGTTATAAACAACAATTCAGAGTTCTTAGCCAAGTCTTGGGTGTACACCTTCTTAGGGCTATTCATTGCGTACCCTTGTATAGCATCACTAACAGTCTATGTGTCGTCTTTTCAATATCTTAAGGACTCAAAAGACGATTATAAAAAGAAAAAAACAATTGTTAACTCATTGCTTTTTCTAACAATCGCTCTTGCATTCCCGTGGATTCTCATAATACTTCTAATTTCATATGATTCACTACCAATGTGGGCAAGTTTTATTGTGTCGTTGGCTATTTACGTGAGCATTTTTTTCTGCGCTATTGACTTACCGTATTATCTTTCGATGGAAGAAACTAAGACAAAGAAAGTCAATGGGTTAAAACGTCTAAGAGAAAAATTAATTGAAGAACTCTGCTTTGAAAATAGAATGGACAGAAGATATGCGATGGAACTTAATATTCAACGCATTGATAGAGACAGCCAAAGGAACAAATCTGAATCATCTCACCCCTATTGGGTCTTGAAGCCAATTGCGGGTTTTGTGGTTGTAAGCATTCTAGCCAATCTTCTTGTAGAGATATTAAAGGTTCTTTTGAACATATAACCAAAAGACGTTCTTTCGCTAACTCTAAAGAACTTGCTCTTAGGGGTCTTTAAATCCTAAATTGACCACTCCAGATGACCAAAACTGTAGAGTGGAGACAAAATGAAAATTAAATGCTACAGATTTGAATGCGCCCAATGTGGAGATACAGCCTCTATTCAAGTGTTTTACAGAAAAGACGGAACAATAGGATACACTAGGGCTAGACACAAGAATACTCAAGGATTCTACTACCACCAACTAACAAGGGAATATGTTGAGCAGAAACTTAGAGAATTAAGCACACTTGACCAAGGTCAATCATCTAATGACAAAATCATTGACCCAAAAAACATACAATTAAACCCTAAACAAGGAATCATGGCGGGCGGGGAGGGATTTGAACCCTCGACCCCCAACTTAGGAGGCTGGTGCTCTTTACGTCCGAGAAGGTAAATCCTCACTCGAAATCCGTACTGAGCTACTCGCCCACCGTTTGCAGCAACAAAGTGTAAACATACATAAAAAAACCCTTCTAAAAACCCAGAAAAACCCACACCACTAAACAAAGAAAAAGGTAGTCTACAAGTGGGCGTCGAGTTGAGAGGCGTCGTAGTCATGGATTTCTTTTAGCACTTCCACGTTAAAGCCTGCGCGTTTGAGGCTGTCGCGTATGCGGTTAACGTAGGCGCCGTGGGCTCCCCAAGAAAGCTCCAAAATCCCTGTTGCTCCCGCCCAAGAAATAAGCTCCAAATTGCACTCCGACGCGCCCGCCTCTTTTAGAATCATCAAAACGGCTGCGTTACCGTTTGCCCTGATAAAGTAGGATTCGCCCAGAAAAACTGCTACCCGCCCCGTGGGCGCTTGCCACTGTTCATTGTGGATGTTGCCAAAATACTTGCCCAGATACTGAGCGACCTGCTTAAAGGAGCCGGACAGTTTGCATAACAGGTAGTGAGAAGTCACCCGTTTTCCTCCACGAATACGTGGCTGCGGCGGCTAATTAACTGCTTGCCCACAAAACCGCCATTTCGTTAAGGTTAAGTCAACCGCAAAAGCGGGTTTTGTCCAGAAACATTATAGTCCACCTGCGCCATACCACAACGGTCATCATGTCCAAAGTTTACGTTCAACCCCTCTACCACGCCGCCGTCCCCGAATTGGTCGCCTACGCCAAAGCCGAGGGCTATAACTTGGAAATCGCCACGTTTGCCTACACCAACGTCTACGACATGGATTGGCAACAAGCCCTCAACGACCACCAACAACAACTCGCGAGCTTTAAGGGCAAGGTCTCCTTTCACGGCGTCTTCCAAGACGTAACCATCCACAGCAGAGACCAAAAAATCTCCCAAACCAGCAAGCAACGCATTTTGGAAAGCCTCAAAGTCGCTGACGCTTTGGGCGCGGGGCAGGCGGTTTTTCATGGCAGCCTTAACCCGCTGGTGCGTGATGAGTATTACCGTAAAAACTGGCTGGACTGCAACGTGGAATTCTGGCGGCAAGCGCTTGACCACTTTGGGGGCACGGTGCTGTTGGAGAACGTTTGGGAGCCCAAACCGGAGCTTTTTCGGAGCCTGCTGGAGCTTGTGGGTTCGCCGCGGCTCAAATTCTGCCTTGATGTGGGGCACGCCAACGTTTACTCTCAAGTTCCCATCAAAGAATGGATAGCCACGATGGGCACGGACATGACGTATATGCATCTGAGCGATAACAACGGCGAAATAGACCAGCATATGGATGTTGGGTCAGGAAAAATAAAGTGGCAAACCTTCACCGGCGACCTCAAAAGCCACAGTCTTACGCCTGAGGTCGTTTTGGAAACATGCACCTTGGAGAAAACCCAAGCCTCCATCGCGTACATGAAGGAACATTGTGTGTATCCGTTCTGATTGCCCAATACCTGCCTGTGGCGGGTGCAAAAAACTTAAACTGTACCCTGCAAAGATGTATGGGGTGCTGGTGCAGGGGTACCCGAGCCAGGTCTAAATAGGCGGCCAAATCGCCCCCTAGGACAAGGGGGAGGACTTAAGATCCTCTGACTCAGGTCTTCGTGGGTTCGAATCCCACCCCCCGCACCATCAGGGTAAAACATAGCGGGTACGGCGATTATTATTTAGTATTTGGTGAGAAAACCCAAGCCTAAAGCGACCGCGCTTAGGACGAGGAATTTGATGCGGTGTTTTTGCAGCCAAAAGAAAAACAGCATCATAACCTAGCGCCTAAATCGCAAAGAAATTTCCCTAGGCTTTATGCGCTTGCCGAAGCATGGACATTGCTTAACTTCCAACACAGAGAACGAACACCTGATAACACGTTCATGTAGTCTAACTTAACCGACAAGAAAATGCCAAAAAGTCTATGAACCAACCCTCAAATGCAATGCTCTATGCTTGACACCTGAAGAATTTGCTGTATGGCAAAATCAAGGAAACGTTTGACGAAAACACTCTCTATATTGATACGGGGCTAAGAATACAAGAAGTCCATAATGCATACTTCCATGAAAAGCAAAGAAGATGCTCACGAGCGTTTACGTGGTATGCTGAAGAATTTGCCAGTGTGGGATTGCTGAAGGAAGACAAAGAAGGCGTACTTATCAAGTATTATCCGATAACTCCCAAAGAAACTAAGAAGTCAGGGCTGAGCACTATCCACTCTACCGTTGGAAAAGGTCAAAACTAATCTCTTTTCCAGCGATGAGGCGTACCCACCCTCTATTCAAGAAAAATCAGGAATTGGTGGGGTTAATGATGAATTTGTGCTTGTGGTTGGCTCAATTTTGAGTGGACCTAAAAATGAAATACACCTCTCATCAAAGTCATTGAATTGGCTATTAAGAAAATCTATAATGTCTGTCTTTTTTGTGCTGTCATGCAGATTAACATCTACCCTATTTGTTATTTCGTTTATACCGGTTGCATCGATACCGAATTTTATCATGACTCCATCTAAAGCGTCTTGAACAGCATATAAGCGGGAAAGAGGAAATTTAGCGGTTTCAAAAACTACGTCTGTACCTTTCCCCGTTATATTTAGATAATGATTGATTGCTGTTGCTGTTGCGTTATTAGTTAAAATGATATGAAAGGTACTATACTGGTCTAGGTAGGCTCCTGCAATTTCATCAGCGTTAGTAACCTTTTCTCTAAGAAGGGCATCATGGTTGACGGCAGCCTGATTGTATTCATACACAGCTACTGCTGAACTTGCAACCAAAAGAGCCACTAGTAGAAAAGCAACTGGTTTTAGACCTATCTTGAAGCGTTTATGCCCTTTCTCTTTTACCTCTTTCTTAAGTGACGCATTCTCAACTGTTTGTACAGTTAGCAGGGCATCTTTGCCTTCTTCAGATAAGCAATACTTTCCATATTCGTCTGTTTTTATCAGACCATTGAGTTTACTCAGGTGGTGTTGTAGGTGTCCGCTACTTTCAATGGCTGTCTTTTTCTTCAAGTCTGCAAATCCAAGTGAAACCTCACTTAGGACTTTTAGGATTAGTATACGTGTTGGGTGTCCAAGTGCGTCAAATACTTCTGCCCGTTGCTTGTCTAGTTCTATTTGGCTTTGATCCTCCATGTTCTCTCTTCCTTTTCGGTTGTTTATTCAATGCATAATAGTATATTTAATTCCTATTTTGTAGACCATACGAAAAAGCGCAGAACAGGTGAAGTCTAATTATGTAGACCTCTATAAAACAGACCCTTCCCACGGGTAGGAGGCCCCCACCCTACCCCTATGTGATTCCAACAGACAAAAAAAGAACCCATAAAATAAAACCCACATACACTTAACCAGCTAGCCAACAGATTGACTACTATTCATATAATTTACAAACCAAAATTCAATCACTAACTCCTATAGGTCATATAAAAGGAAGACGCAGTCTTGGTTTATTCTTGGCGCAGTTCAGACTTTGACACAGGTTTTCGCGGTTCAAATGCCACACCCCGCACGCTGAAGGCAGGCAGGTTTTTCGGGGCTAACTAGAAGTATCCGAGGTTTGTTAAAGAAAAAAAGAAAAAGGGGTTACGGGTTTCGGCGCGACATCAACGCAACAGCAACCGCGATAATGATAATCACCACGACCACAATGATTATGACAAAATTAATCATCGACAAACCAAAAATCAAGTCTTCAGCTGGTGTCGGGGTTACTTCTGGATTTAGGGTTGGCATGGTTTCGGTGGGCATGGATGTGGGCAGCTCAGTGGTTGTTGAGGGACTTGTGGGGGCGGCGCCGTTGTCAGTTGGCGTGGAGGCGGGGGTTTCCGACCCGGCGGGGCTTTGGGTTGTGTCGGGGCTTTGAGTTGCTTGGTCGGTTTGGTTTGCCTGCGACTGCGGGGTTGTGGTTGGAAGCGGAGTACCCGAGGCGTTCACGGGGTCAAAGACGGCTTGGTAGGTGTAGTTGTAGCCGTACCCGCATGTTATGGTTACAGGGTTAATGGAGAAAATTAGGCTGTCCACCGTTGGCTGATAAATGTTCTCCGGGATGCTGGGGAACTGTTCGGTTACGCCGGGGACGTAGTTGGGCTGTGCAAGGTGACCAGGCTGGTAGGTTCCGTAGACGAGCCAGTAGTGGAACACAAAGCCCTCATCGGCTGTGGCGCTTAAGGTGTAAGTGGTTCCGTTTTGGTAGCTGTAGTTGCCCGGAGGGGGTGTGGTCGTTCCGCCCACGGAGGGCAAGATGGTGACGCCTGCGGAGTCGCTGGTGGCGTTTTGGGTTTGAGGCTGCGGAGTTTCCATGATGGTGGAGCCGTTAGAGGCGAAAACTGCTTGGTAGGTGTAAGTGTAGCCGTAGCCGCAGGTTATGTTGGCGGGGTTAATGTTGAACACCAAGCTGTCAATGGCGGAGGCGCCAACGGGATTGGGAAGCTGGACAATTGCCCCAGTTTCAGGGTCGGTGTAGAAGCCCCCGGACTGCTGTTCATGCCCAGGTGTTAAGGCGCCTGAGACAATCCAGTAGGCGAAGCTGGTTCCTTCGTTGGGTATGGCTTCCAGATTAATTGTTTCGTTACTGCCGTAAGTGTAGTTTCCAGGGGGAGGATTTGTTGTTCCGCCTGCAGAGGGCAAAATAATCACGATTGCTTCTTGGTCAGCTGGGGGGGTTTGAGCGGTAGCTGAGTTGAGAGCGGCAACGTAGAGGGCTGCAGCCAAGAGAATGACGGTGAAGGCGATTGCTTTTTGAGTTTTCCTGCTCAAATTCAATTTCTCCTTCAGAAAGAGAACTATACCTCAAACACGGAGGACAGGATATAAGATTATGTGACTGTCGCTTCACAGCTACGGTACACCAAACGGGGGTTGCTGACTGAAGGACAGAACGTAGATTCGGTTGGGGTAGGTTCCAAAGCTGGTTTGCAGCGTGAATTTCTGGGAAGCCATAAGCATACTGTAAACTTGGCTCATGGTTAGGTTGGAGTTGTAGTAGGGGTATTCTTGGCCGTACTCGTATAGAAGCAGGTACTGAACGTCATGTTGAATGCATTGGTCTACAAGCTCGGTTACGTTGAAGTCGGGCGGGTATGCGTCCACAGGCAACGCGGGGTAGTCGCCTACGTAGGTGAATCTGCGGGGGCTAGCATACACGTAGAACTTGAGGATGTCGGCGCTGAAAACATTAATGGGACACAAAACCATAAGCGACCCGTCGGCGTCCAAATTGGAGAGGGCATAGGTAGCAGCTTGCTCTAAAGGCAAATGAAACGCACTATCCTTAGCAACCCAGTTGTAGGCATCCACACAACTGTATGCTACGGAAAATCCGACAGCAGCAACCAGAAAAACCGCCGCAATTTTCCGCGCCCCAACCCTGTGGGAAGCGGGATTTCGCGTTTTCCATGTTTTTTGGAGTTTGTTGTATGCTGAGATTATGAGGGTTGAAGCTGAGAGGGCAAGCACGGGGAAAACGGGCACGATGTATCGCCATTGGCGATTGCCGATGACTGTGAAAAAGATGTACATGGCAAAGAACCAGACCAGCAAAAACTTGTCTGCCGCTGTTCGTCTTGTCGCCAAAACCAAAAGCCCCAGCAAACCCAGAACATAAACAAACAGGGACACGGGGTGTACGGCGCCGTAGGGCCAAGTCATCTCGATGAGGTAGAAGAGGGGTGCGGGGAACCGGGCGCTGTAGAGGGATTTCTGGGGGTTACCCGCGCCCATGGCGTAGAGCCATTGGTCAAGCATGCCGGAGGTGTAGGCTTGAAAAGAAAAAAGGACCCAAGGCAAGATTATGCAGATGACAATCAGAATCAGTAAGGGAAAGCGGGACAGTTTTTCTTTGAGGTAGCTTTTGCTTAGCAGAAAAATGCTGGTCAGCATAGCGGGTACGGCGATTATTATTTGGTATTTGGTGAGAAAACCCAAGCCTAAAGCGACCGCGCTTAGGGTGAGGAATTTGATGTGGTGTTTTTGCAGCCAAAAGAAGAACAGCATCATGGAGACGGAGAAAAAAAACACTAGCATCGTTTCGAGCATGGCAAGTCGGGCAAGCCAAATAAATCCGGGCATGTTCGCTAACAAGACGCTGGAGAGGAAGGCAGTTTTGGGTTCGTAGGTTCGTTGAGTGAATTCGAAGAGTACCCAGACGGAGAGGACGGCGAATATGACGCCGATGAGTCGACCAGCCAGCACGCTTGGTCCGGTGATGGCGAAGAACCCGGCGATAAGCAAATCGTCTAAGGGGGGATAAAACAGGCTCGTCGTGGCATATAATTGGATGCGCCCGTGTGCCAGAAGCAGGGCGCCGTTCAGGTGGTTGGCTTCATCCCACTGGATGGTCATGGAATCTAAATTGAAAACCAAAACAATGAAGTAGATGACTATGAAAACGGTGAAGAGCAGTCGCCACTTACTTACTCGCCATTTAGGCTTTGAGGCAAGAAAACGGCGGTCCATGCGTTTTTTGCTCCCTGCCACCTATGAGGTCACTTGGGAAGGGTCAATCAATTTTGAATAAACAAATTATGCCTTGACTATTTCCTTGGAGGTACTCTTAAAATTTGCGGGATTTCACGTTTGCCTGTTCTCCGTGATGGTGCAGCAGGTTTTTTGGGAAACATGGTTTCCTTGAGGAAAAACGGGCGGACTATTTTTATACGACCTAAAACGTAGTTTCAGGAAAGGAAGCATTCTATTTGACAATCACCGTTGATGATGCTGGCAGCGGCGACCTGCTTTTCGGCATAGTAATAGGGGCTTACCGCGATGAGCCTGAAGCATTCCGCTATGACGTTGTTGATGTGAAGTTCTTTCAAACTGAGCTATTCCGCAAAAAAGAGTATCTCACGCAGACTGCGATAATAGTGAATCAACTGCTGAACCGGCTGCAACCAAAGCCAGACGAGGAAATTCACGTTTGCCAAGGCTACATATTTGACGAAGCCGTAGAGGACCTGCGCAAGACGTATGGTGAGAGAGTCCAGCGAATCAAAGTCATCGGAGAACCTCAAAGGCTAATCGAAATTGCCTACCTCGACGAAATCCGAAACCTTGGTTATGAGCCGCTGCCTGAAAGAGATGAGAAGCGAGGCAAAAGCTTTTTCCACATGATGCGTTGGCTCAAAGCCAACCCCAGCATGATAAAATATGCAAAGACAGGGTGGCCTAGGCTTGCAAGGTACCACATGTTTAAGCCATACCATCAAAAAAACGAAAAAAACAAATTTACAGCAGTTTGCGTTAAATGCGGAAAAGAATGTGAGGTCCCATTTAAGCCAGATAGCAGTCGCCCAGTCTACTGTAAGGCATGTTGGGGAAAAAAGAAAAACAACTAGTAAATAGGGTTCATTTTTCTCGTTTTGATTCGTTTCTTAGTCTACAATGGCGTAGGTAAAAGCATAAATTCTAAAAAGACTATTTGAAGTGGGGTTATCATTATGTGTTTGGGACGCGTAGTTATGCGTTGCCCTTACTGCAACCAACATTTTGCGGTCACAAGACCTGACAGCATGCATCCGTGCTGGTCGTTTGAGAAGCCAGCGGCGGATTCTGTTGATAAAAGTGTGATAGAGCAAACTTTTGAATGCGGAAATCCTCAATGTGGAGCTAAATTCACCATTTACTGGTTCGATTCACCGCTGGCTTTGAATCTGGCATAGCTTCGGTGCTGAAAAGCGAATCTCAAACTCCCCTTTTCTTTTTCAAAAAAAGTTGGTTATGTGGAGGAGAATTAGTCTTCTCTCCACTTGAACAGTTTCACTGCCGCCACAAGAATAACGGCTGTAATCGCCGCAACAATGCCAATGTCTATGAGGGCACCGTTCAAGTTGCCGTAGACCATGACGTTGTTTAAGCCTTCCACTATGTAGAACAAGGGCAGGACGTGGGCGATGTTTTGGAGGTATTCGGGCATGATGCTTATGGGGAAAAAGGTTCCTGCCAGAAACATCATGGGGAACGTTACGACGTTTCCGATGACGCCTGCCGTTTCAGGGTTCTTGGTGACTGTACCCACCAGCATACCCAACGCGGCGAAAAGCGTGGGACCTAAAATCAAAAACGGAACCAGCCCAAGGGTCAAGTTTACGTGGGCTCCGAAAGCAAAAATCCCGACTGCAACCATCAGCAGAAAACTTGCGAATGTGAGCACGATGTACCAGAGGA is a window encoding:
- a CDS encoding ArnT family glycosyltransferase, with protein sequence MDRRFLASKPKWRVSKWRLLFTVFIVIYFIVLVFNLDSMTIQWDEANHLNGALLLAHGRIQLYATTSLFYPPLDDLLIAGFFAITGPSVLAGRLIGVIFAVLSVWVLFEFTQRTYEPKTAFLSSVLLANMPGFIWLARLAMLETMLVFFFSVSMMLFFFWLQKHHIKFLTLSAVALGLGFLTKYQIIIAVPAMLTSIFLLSKSYLKEKLSRFPLLILIVICIILPWVLFSFQAYTSGMLDQWLYAMGAGNPQKSLYSARFPAPLFYLIEMTWPYGAVHPVSLFVYVLGLLGLLVLATRRTAADKFLLVWFFAMYIFFTVIGNRQWRYIVPVFPVLALSASTLIISAYNKLQKTWKTRNPASHRVGARKIAAVFLVAAVGFSVAYSCVDAYNWVAKDSAFHLPLEQAATYALSNLDADGSLMVLCPINVFSADILKFYVYASPRRFTYVGDYPALPVDAYPPDFNVTELVDQCIQHDVQYLLLYEYGQEYPYYNSNLTMSQVYSMLMASQKFTLQTSFGTYPNRIYVLSFSQQPPFGVP
- a CDS encoding sugar phosphate isomerase/epimerase family protein, with amino-acid sequence MSKVYVQPLYHAAVPELVAYAKAEGYNLEIATFAYTNVYDMDWQQALNDHQQQLASFKGKVSFHGVFQDVTIHSRDQKISQTSKQRILESLKVADALGAGQAVFHGSLNPLVRDEYYRKNWLDCNVEFWRQALDHFGGTVLLENVWEPKPELFRSLLELVGSPRLKFCLDVGHANVYSQVPIKEWIATMGTDMTYMHLSDNNGEIDQHMDVGSGKIKWQTFTGDLKSHSLTPEVVLETCTLEKTQASIAYMKEHCVYPF
- a CDS encoding CxxC-x17-CxxC domain-containing protein, which codes for MTITVDDAGSGDLLFGIVIGAYRDEPEAFRYDVVDVKFFQTELFRKKEYLTQTAIIVNQLLNRLQPKPDEEIHVCQGYIFDEAVEDLRKTYGERVQRIKVIGEPQRLIEIAYLDEIRNLGYEPLPERDEKRGKSFFHMMRWLKANPSMIKYAKTGWPRLARYHMFKPYHQKNEKNKFTAVCVKCGKECEVPFKPDSSRPVYCKACWGKKKNN